CGACTGAAAGCTGAACGGAATATTTCTTTTGAGGAGATCGTGCTGGCCATTGAAGCCGACGGATTGCTTGATATCGTGGCACACTCCAATCCCAGCAAATACCCTCACCAACGAATGTTTATTGTCTCGGTTGAACACTATGCCTACTTGGTTCCGTTTATTGAAGAGGCTGACCACTACTTCCTCAAGACGGTTATCCCGAATCGGAAGGCGACCCGTGATTACCTGAAAGGTGGTGCATAGATGAAAAAACGCCGATACACTTATGAAGAACAAGTCACCAGAGACTACGAGAACGGCCAGTTTAAGTCGATGACTCCTTCAAAGTCCGACCTCAAGCGATTTAAAGAGGCGGCCCGGGCGACGTTCATCAAGAACCGGAGGGTCAACGTGAGGTTGTC
This portion of the Candidatus Nitrospira nitrosa genome encodes:
- a CDS encoding toxin produces the protein MKPFRWSHEKNERLKAERNISFEEIVLAIEADGLLDIVAHSNPSKYPHQRMFIVSVEHYAYLVPFIEEADHYFLKTVIPNRKATRDYLKGGA